The window aacatttcaatgtgGAGTTTTTTAGAGTGAAAGAGGCCaaagaaacatgaaaacaatGTGAATCTCCATCCAGTTTACAGTGATGCGCTACTTTTGTgtcggtctatcacataaaaccccagaCATGGAGGTCTGTGGTTGTGGTTTGACAAAATGCAAATAGGAAAATGTACAAATTCTTCTTGCCAGGCACTGGAAAAACCCTCATTAACATGATTTATCCTCCTGaatcctcctccagctcctcgcCGTGGTATTTGACACATTTAATGATGTGGAGAAGATGAAGTTTAAATCTCTTTTGCTTCACAAATGCTCTGCTATTGACCATGCCTTTCAGCTGCTGGTCAGCCGGCAGGTACGTGGGCTGCTTTTGGTACaaatcctttatttttcttgtcttgCTCTCGAAGGTTTCTGCTAACGTTTAACCGTGCTGCTGTTTCTCTTTCCCTCCAGAGGCCGATGGGCGTGTCTCTGAAGCAGTTTGATGGTCTAATGCGTTTTTACAGACCTCGCATGTCTGCGAGAGACCGCTTCCTCACGTTTAAAGCACTGAACACATCAGGGGCTCCTATGCTAAGGTAACGTCTGGCAAGGTTTttgatataaaaatataattttgctaCCACTTAATGTAATTgagtcttttttctttctttttttttgtcacagcctgcaagaattttataaattttatgAGGTCATTGGCCTTAAATGGAAGgtaataaatttttttatgttttcttataTGGtcagaactgtttttattttgtgtctctCCTGCTGACTGTGATGTGCGCGTTCTTTAAACGTCTTTGTCCTGCAGCCGCGACGGAGCAGAGAGCACTGGTTTGACGATCTTCCACACACGGCCTTCCTCATTTTCAAGGGTATGGTTCTCAGTTTTTGGCTGTTTATAACTAGATTGAGACAAATGGTTTGATTCGCCATGCCTTGCAACATATCTCATACTTCCTGagttttttctccccttttttgTCAGATTACAACCCCAAAATTCAgcattttattggattttatgtgacagatcaacacaaaggcTCTGGTCCCACTGCAGGCAAACCAGATTTTCTTGGGGGGAGGGGGTCAAGTGACCAGTTCAGACGTTTTAGAACCAGTATGGAAGCTCAGATCTGGCCCAAATCTGATCTTCTCAAGTCACATTTAAGCCACTGCCATATGTGGTCCTGAACCTGATTCATATCCTGGGTCTCCTCTATAAAGCTTGCGTAggcacaaaatggggcctgaaacgagcgtacgtcactttccacgcaaaagttgggatcgattatattaaaaaaaacttgacggGAAAAAGTGCGGTCCTCACGGCAACTCTGACCCGggcgtacgctcattttggagactgGCAAAACAGatgaagtggtgaattgcagccagaCTGCATGACagttcctctcagacgttcCATTTCATTCcaaatcagactttaatcatagatcgacttCATTAAGATTCAAAACCCTAGTGTTATTCAAGCTTTCACTGGTGACGCATAACTATATATAAGGAcctttgaaatgaaaaaaatatccaaaagcCAACTTAAATCTCCACGAAACGCTTtatctaggttttttttttatcatcacaaTCTCCTCCTTTATGGTGACATGTgccacagattattgtgacaaaGTGTGTggcaattactttaattgctgtaaacggtcaaaTCCACTCATGTGTGATGCTGCGCGGTGGAAGTGTTGGCACTTACTGGAAGACCTCGCAGATGGGAGAATTAGGAGGAAGCGCGGTTTCAGGGGTCAAATATTTCCGGGCCAACGATGACGACTGGCTAATGTGCCGCTTTAGACTCGGAGCGATGCGTTCTGCTATAACCTACAGGGGACAGTGGGTACAGCCCCCCCACCCAGGGCTTGGCTCACCTGCTCTCCAAACCTGCGAGCGCAGAGGCGCTTTATCTCTGCTCACACGCCCACACAGCGCTCAGCTTCAGCATTCCTAAAAtgctttttgctgtgttttaggAGGGGGGCACGGCTTTCATCCAACGTTTCAAACGGCAATCacattcactttttaacaagttcttttATTGTGGACAACACGTGTGCTTTTACCTCTCTGTGAAATGGtttcacagtttctttgctCTTTCTCCACGGTTACCATTTcaccatggaaaaaaaaaaaatggttagctaaaacattttaatgcacatgaacattcatgaggtgcttcgCATTGAGCGTTTATGATTGAATCTGGGCGCGTTTTATAAATGAGTTCTTGTTTTTCCATCCTTCTAAcgtggtggtgatggtggtcATGACGTGAAATTGCTCAAAAGGTTTGAACACTTTTAAGTGGCACGGTGTATAAGAGCTTGTGTCTGTTTTCAGGCATCCACCTGGTGGTGAAGTCCAAGGCCTTCCAGTACGCCATGTGTGAGTAGCACCATCCTGccagctgcccccccccccctggtaAAGCATTCCCTTTAACACCGCTGTGTTGTGTCTGCAGATGTGGTGGTGGCTATTAATGGCGTGTGGATCCTGGTGGAGACGTTCAGAATGGACAGTAAGAGCTGGCCGGTGAAAACACACTGACTTAAAAGGTGCTGAACACTGCTCTGACCTCATGCCTTCCTCCGCTCCCGCAGGCGGATACTCTTGGTCTGAGTTTGTCCCCTTGAGCTACATCGTTTTCCTGACTAGTGAGTAGAAACCTGCTGCTTCCCGCTCGCTGAGAGGCGTGacgtatttttaaaaactggatGGCGATGATCGGAGCTGCCACTGAttcctcctctgctccttcCCGGTTGTAGTTTACGGCGTGGAGGTGCTGCTGAAGATAGCGGGTCTGGGGCCGCTGGCTTATTTCAGCTCCGGCTGGAATCTGTGAGTGAAACCACGTCTGCAGAAATTGAGCAGAATGAATTTaccttttaacttttaaacGCATCAGTGGGTTTCCATGTAGTGCTGGCACGGTGATTCAACTCTGTAAAGTTTGTGGGGAGTCATAGAAAACCTCCTGATCTCAGTCGCTGTGTTTTTACCTTCGCTCCAGGTTTGACTTCTCCGTGACTGTGTTCGCCTTCTTGGGGCTGATCGCTCTGGCCTTCAACATGGAGCCGTTCTACTTCATTGTGGTTCTCAGACCGTTCCAGTTGCTCCGGTTTGTTGTCCTCGTTTTTAAAATCGGACCATATCTTTCAGATAGcgcttgattttgtttttgttttttaactcaaACGTCCTCGCAGGCTGTTCAAGATCAAGCAGCGGTACCGTAACGTGTTGGACACCATGTTTGAGCTCTTCCCCCGGATGGCCAGCCTGGGACTGACTTTAATCATCTTTTATTACTCCTTTGCCATTGTGGGCATGGAGTTCTTTGCAGATGTGGTTTACCCGAACTGCTGCAAGTGAGTGTCGCCGTTCTCGTCTGTGGAAATTTCTGCATCAGGTTTTCATGATTAAACATGTTTCAGATATGTTGGATTTAATCCCATCTGCTGTACGTTGCTACAGTTTTTCCCACAAATGGGTAAATGCGTATTAAAATgttctgtatattatgctattttcccccttttttttttagcaccagcacAGTGGCAGAGTCCTACAGACAGATCAACAAAACGTACGGCAACAAAACGGTGATGGAGGAAGGCTACTACTATCTCAACAACTTTAACGACATCCTCAGCAGCTTCGGtaaacatttttatcattttatcttTCAGTACCGTCCAAAAGTCACCAACTTATCCCCCATTCGCTTTGGCAGCCCAACTTTCTTCTAAacctcctttttaaaaatattttttctacatATTGTTAAATCATTTGTTGCACTTGATCTTTTAGTTTCACGTTGCATCTTTCGACACGGCTCACTCACAGGAAAAGACGTCTTTGGTTATAGTTACACTTTTAGTCGACACTGACATGGGGAAACAAAAAACTGGCTTATCTTTGAGTTAGGCTTGAAAGATGTGTGTACCAGTTTTAAATAGTTCATCAACGCAACAATTTTCTGAAAATACAAAGTGTAGGGAATTGCATAAAAGgcgaaataaaaaataaaaaaattgcaaagCATTGACAAAACTGTAGTAAAAAAACAGCCTGAACTAtttatggaaaaaataaatggttCCTTTTGTCCGTTTCTTTACATGTATGAATAAAAACTAGGAAAAATACTAAAGATATAAAGATGATTTCGTGCAGAATATTTAAGCTTAATGGCTGTCTGCTAAGGTGtgtaaatcagatttttttttttttaacctttttgtcattttgcctGCAGTGACTCTGTTTGAACTGACTGTGGTCAACAACTGGTACATCACCATGGTACGATTCAGCCACTAATCAGTTGCTGCTGAGGTCTCCACCCTGCAGTCTTACCGCTGACCTGTAGGCGTCGCTGTTTGACCACTGCTGCattttctcctctctcctccaggaAGGAGTGACGTCCATGACGAGCCACTGGAGCCGGCTTTATTTCATGACTTTTTACATTGTGACCATGGtgaggggagtttttcttctttcctttgaCATTTTCTCCATGTGTGTTCCCCTTTTTAACTAATTCCCTAATTTTAGAAGCAGAGGTTTGATGGTTATAATGTTGaatgagttttattttcttctcactTTCAGGTCGTGATGACCATCATTGTGGCGTTCATCCTGGATGCTTTTGTGTTCCGCATGAACTTCAGCCGCAAGAACCGGGATCCGGTGGATAATCCAGAGGGTTCGTTTCAATTCATGTGCAGCATTGAGACTCTTGTCGTGTGCATGTTTTGAAGGTTgtatatcatgctttttttaaGCCTTCCAAAGTCGACTAtagacaaggcaagtttatttatataggcaTATATGATTAAATATTGCCCTTGGCAACACGGGATATTAATTTCTTATGAAATGATAGTTGTTTTCTGGTGCTATTTTTCCAACCTGAAAGAAAGAAGCTTTCATTCGCTGCGATACCGCCTCCTGCCCATGTGGGGGCACACTAGAGCCACTGCAGCAGGgtatgaaaaaaagtgttgctaacctagcctgcaagctgaattctcgcggtatttgtgcgttcacaaacacacgagaaaaCAACTTGTCCCGCTCTTGTCTCAGTTGTTAGCCCGAACCAAAACTGGTCgaccaatcacgttgcagtattatgctttaaggcgggacatacagctgcgatgaaagcaagagctgctgagcccacagccaaaccgacattaacatggcagcgcaggaggatgcaggtgtagctgctgctgtaacttctgttttttgtcaaaattcacgatttcaccttttaaaagaagaacagcaagaagtacCTTGACTAGTGTAACCAAGGCAAAAACCACGGTGGACCGTGGTTAAGGTCAGTACTTCCTGGAGGGGAGCAGCCAGGTAATCAACCCTCTATGTAGCCCAGTAATGAACCACTCATGTCCAGGACAGGAGGGGCTGCTGCTCAGAGCTGAATTCTCGAGGATTTCTCACACATGCATGAATGAAGCAAAACCCTTTGGGCATGATTTTGCAGGAGCAGCATCATAGCATAGCTAAAAGCTcaaaaaagcagattttgcaTGATCTGGGCCCTTTTAATGTAAACGCATACAGGATTGAAGGTTTTTGTAATTCCCCTCCCAACAATCTTTTGCACGAATGTTGCTGTTTATTAAGCAGGGGTCGGTTTAATGTGTGTGATATTGTGCCGTAGATGAAAATGGGATCGTGTTTGAAGTGGAGGTGGGGAGAGAGGAAGTTTTGGCCACCCTGGAGCTGTACAAACAGACGTGCCCCTCGGTGTCTTCGCTCACTTCGCTGTCTGCAGTCCTGCAAGCTATGGATAAGAACGGGGTAAGAACACTAGCTCCAAgtgcttcctctgcctctcacgaaaaaaaaaaaaaaaagacactaacctgtcctcttcctcctcttctgtgTTCAGCACACATCTCTGGTTTACTTGGGCCGCCGGTCAAGAACAAAAAGCGACCTCAGTATAAAAATGTACGAGGAGGAGATTCAGGTAGGAAACGGGAGAAGTCATGCTGCTGCATACAGGTTCTTTCAAAAcacgttaaaaccacaaacttcagtgtgttttattgggatgtgaggtgatagaccaacacaaagtggtgcataattgtgaaaaggaaagaaattatGTGTATTACAAGATAATCTGGGGGCCTTCATAAGTCACCTTATTAGGACATTAAGTCCATCAGCAGGTCATTTAAcatcagtataaatgcagctgtactgtgacggcctcagaggttcgGTAGAGAACATTTGTGAGcagacagcatcatgaagagactaaggaacacagcagacgggtcagggatgGAGATATTTAAAGCAGGGTtcggttataaaacaatatcctgaGGGCTGAACATCTCACATGGACCCATTCAGTCCAGCATCTGGAGATGGAAAGACTACGGCAATATATccgtctctagatgtgcaaatctGGCAGAGATAGACCCCAGAAGACTCGCAGCTGTAAATGCagcacctttcagatttttctcaAAAGAAATGTCTAAAACACATATCCCTTTAATTCCGTTCCAGAATTATGCACTTTGTTTTCCAAtcacataaatataaataaaacagattgaagtttgaggttgaaatgtgggggaaaaaattctGTAAAATACTTTTACAACGCTCTGCATCATAGCCAGAGCTGTACTTGCAACTTTGTTTCCCCCCCTCTTATCTGTTTGACGTCTCTTTCCACCAGGAGTGGTATGCAGAGTATTCGAGTGAATGTTTGCCTCAAGGAGACGAAAACCTAAACGTCGATCAGAGCGGTCCCGTCGTCGCCGACCCGTCTCCCTCCCAAGAACAGCCGCTGGACTCGCAGGGTGGACGTCACAgcattaactaaaaaaaagaaatcacctTGCCAAGATGTACATGCACAGGAAATGCACAGTTGAGGAAACCCCGGCACCTCCACATCCACCAGTcggagggaggagggggggggcaaTAAAAACTATGAGTCTCTTGAAGTGATGTCTGTGGGATAATAAAATGACACTGTCCTCTTCCTGGAGCCAGATGGGAGCGTTTAGACATTGCAAAGGACCCCCGCCCCCTCCTAGACAAGCTACCAGAAATCTCCTATTACCACcatttctttgtgtatttatcATGACCCAAGGTTTTGTGTACTCTTAACATAAATGAAACCTGATGCCTTGGTTTAACAGTTTCTCTGACCAGTATTAACACAATGCTTATAGTAGATCCTTTGACCAGAACACTAAACACTCAAAAGGCCAATCCAACCACTCGCAACGTAAAAGCTTTCTCCTAAACTGAGTCAACGGTCTCCAATTATTTTGTATAAGCTCTCATTCTGTAACGTTCTTGAAAGtaacaaattttaataaactATTTAAACAATGAAGTGCATTGTTGCTGCAATTTAAAAACCAGAACCTTTCCCCACCCCGCACCGACAAATAAAAAGCAGCCTTGTTCAAATTCACAAATAAGTTGATTcacagaatatttaaaaatatttttaaattaaaacaagctccagagacaaaaggaaaaacaagaggCACGGTGTGATTGGTTTCAGTCCGCCCCGAGCACTTTGTCTCTTTAGCCACTTGGTTTCACTGACTAAACACAGGAGAGTCTGGCGATCAAGCAAGTGCAACAAAGTACATTACTGCTTTACGCAACATCATTCCAAGCAGCAGATGACGGCATCGGTCGGCGCCCTCCGTTTGGGTCTCAGGTGTGGATCTCTCCGAACTCTGTGAGAAGCGCGATGAGGAGAAACACGGAGTAGAAGACGAGGAGGAAGACGCCGTAGGGCCGGCCCAGGTGGAACCGGCTGAGCGGAACGATGATGAAGGACAGCACCAGGGACAGGCCCAGCGATCCCGCAAGGATCCACGTCAACAAGCCCTCCGACTCAAACTGAGGAAGGAAAACGGGAGAGTCAGCCCGATGGTTTCCAGAACAGCGTCTTCTCTAAGCGTTAAAGGAGAGGATTACCTGCACAAAAGAGTGTGTGTTATACATCTGCAGCAGGCATCCCAAGCCTACCCCAAACAGCATGTCTGAAATACAGTCAAGGTCCCGTCTTCCATTTTGGTTTGTAAATGTATCTTAAACACCTTATGTGTAGTTTGTTAGGGCAACAAAACTagtcaaattttattttttttaatcgaacAGAATGACTATCAGTAATGAAGGTTGACTGGACATGTAATCCATCAGGCAGGCGACTTAATTGATTCAGTTAATTCATGGTTGAGACATATTTGCACTATTTTGCAAATGGGCTGTTGAATTAACCATGAAGGTGCACACCACTTTATGggatacttaaaaaataaatccagttcTTAAcgtttaatttgtttattcagtTTGTATTAAAACTGGTGCTGTTTTAAAATCCGGACtgttaattgggacattttttaTAGCGCCATCCTAACGTTAACATTTAATCTTTTCAACCTGTTCTTGAAACTTGTTTAAAAAGTACAAGGTTTGactataaacacacacatacatatatcaTATGAATCCATTTAACAGCTTTCAAGccaatatttcattttcttttaggaaaaaaacaaacaaaaaaacgattTTACAGTGTCCTTATTGTCctggtttttaaaagaaatatttttgctttatttacgTTCCTCAGACCACTCCATAATTTTATCCCTgaacataaaactgttaaatgttTTCCTGATGCAtcgcttttttttaacaaatattcGTTCTCATCTTAAATATTCTGCCCCGCCTCTTTCTGAAAACGATTCAATGCACGTTGGGCACGACGGGTACGTTTCCAAGAGGACGTAGGAAAAAAGGATACTGAAAATGATGCCTCCGAAGCAAGCAGCAATGGCCATGCGTGGGTAGCCCTGCCGAGCGATGGTGATGTCAGAAAAACAGTctgaaacagagaaataaaacgcAGCACGGTTAGAAGGAAATTAAGTTTATCGACGCCACCGGACTGGAAGCGTCAGACGTCACCTCCGATGCTGTTGCCCCAGGCCAGAAGAGTCAGGCCCAGCACAGTGTTGCTGAGACTCAACACCACACCGAGCATGTGCAGAAGACTGACCACCTCTGAGGCGGCGGCGCTGATCAACACCGCGCTCACCACGAAGCCCAGGAGTGCAAACAgctggaggaagagagagatCATCAGAATCTGAGGCAGCAGCACAACAGACGCCATCAGCACAAACGCATTCACGCCAACAGAACCTTTCCACAGTTTGCCACATTACAAATTCATGTGTGTCATGCAGCCGGCCGAGATGAAAAATAATATTacagtgaaacattttaaaaaggaaggTAAATGGCATGAGTTTCAACTGCTGTTTACAAAAAATgtgatgtgcatttgtattttatcCCCGTTTACTCTGATGtccttaaataaaattcagtgcaacaatTGCCTTCAAACGTCAACTGTAATTAGCAAGTAGAGTTGACTTTTACATCATCAGTATTCAGCTCTTCTGAGAACAAACATCCTCGTccagaccaaggaacacagcagacacgTGGGAGTAGATTCTCAGTGTTCGCGGACATGAATATCCAAAGTGCTTATTGTTAAAGACGGCTGGATCTCATCTCCTGCCTCCTCTCTGAAGacagcaggcaggtcagagATAAGTTCTTGGAgaactttaaaatggggttagGCTATATATAAACAACATCCTGAGCTTTGAACGTCTCACAGAGCACGGCTCAATTCATCATCTGGCAAAGGACAGGGAACGGAACAGGTCCAGACCAGCATCACCGGCAGAGAAGCCACCAAGAGGCCTAAGGCAAACTCTCGAGGAGCTGCAGAATCCCATGGCTCAGGTGGGAGATTTTTGTTGACagaagtattattattattaatgtactccacaaatctggtctttCTGGAAGAACCGCAAGGAGAAAAGCCAGTGTTGAAAAATTAAAGCCACAAGAAGTCCAGACTAAAATGAGCAACAAACCAAGtaagagacacagcaaacatggccTGCAAAGAAACCACTGTATGGAGGAAAAACTAACATCCAGATCATCACGAACACAccagggtggtggcagcatcatgctgtgggatctTTCTCCGCAGGAACAGGGCAGAGTTaatgaaaagatggatggatggatggatggatgggggtAAAGGCCTGCCCTGATTCGGCTATAACAGGATAACTAGTACGTTTACTTGAGGTGGAAAGAACGAGTTCAAAGTTCTGTCTAGTCAGGACGTTTAATCCCTCACATGAAttcaattttttaaaatggCACCGATTCACAATAAATGTCCTTTCTAGGCACTAATTAGATCCAGTTTCTACACAGGAATGTGTAGTAGATCCAGTCATATAGACAGATCcaaagggattgctgcaaagccatcaacattacagacgactgtcccctgtggctctacgctctgtcaggaggagtgaatgttgtTTGTcgggacttgatgcaacctgctgggtttccttggataggaaactatctgaccaatctgtctggatgatttgattgaatttgactttgtaaagtgccttaagatgacgtgttgtgaatgggcgctatataaacaaaatcgAATTGAATCAAAGTAAAttatatttcaattcaattctagtCAAGAAACAATGCAGCCGAGTGCAGTTAAATATACCGGCTGGTTAAATAGTTTTCTATCCCATGAAAGTGGCATCCAGTCACTGTCTAGCATTCAATCCTCCTCCTGTGTGAGCATGTAGAGACAAAAGAGTCAAGTTGCAGCAAGAACTCCAGAGGAAGTCCTAGTAGGTCACTCCCGCTACGCCGTTTGCTGGCATATTAAATATGTCACCTTGAAATTTCtaacaaattacaaaatattGTCAGACAGTCCATAAACAAAAGAAGTTCTGGCCAAAGAAAATGTCTGCAACAAGCTGTAAGAACTTCCAAACCAGGGCTTCAAGAACAGAAAGACATAATTTTGTTCTTGCAGACTATGAACTGGCCTTTAATACAAGGCAAtcctgacaaaaaaataaaaaattgagaCTACGGGATATCCCCTTTCCAGCAAGACGACCCTACAAATACAGCTACAGTGGAAAGGTTTAGATCCAAACCCAGTTCAACTCCTGAGCTCCTCCTGACACCCGCTGAACCTTAGGAGGGACAGACGGTTTTAGACACGCagtaatttgacaaaataatgaccaggacaTTTAGACAGccctataagacaaccatgtcaACAGGATGATTTGCAATAAAAAGTTGACTGGGAGTGAGATACCCTTTAAGATGAACGTGCATGGTTCATGCCTCTATAATTATGGATttgcatcaacaacaacaaaaacttacTGGGTGATATTTGGGAGGATGATCATTGGTGGTGGTGCAGAAAACTATAGCAGCCAAGAACATTCCCAGCAGGAGAGTCAGCAGCCAGATGGGAAACTCCCCCTGGATCATGACGTCGCCATCTAGACGACATCAAAACTCCATATTCAGACCACATTAGCGTGTCTGACCTCAGTGTGCCGTCATCGTGTGAGGCGCTTACATGCTCCCGA of the Fundulus heteroclitus isolate FHET01 chromosome 12, MU-UCD_Fhet_4.1, whole genome shotgun sequence genome contains:
- the tpcn1 gene encoding two pore calcium channel protein 1 isoform X2, which produces MESDDDVPLILTWDEANSGLLIDEESERGDQNGGGNYDIVNNAVVSTPGVQSSKTQNAALKQSWEMNYQEAAIYLQEGENNDKFFTHPRNPKALAAYLFAHNHLFYMMELVTGLLLLLLSLCEAPAVPSLRLDIYVHATLELLALLLVAFELCMKLRWLGFHTFIRHKRTMVKTCVLLLQFVEAFVVLIRQTSHMRVTRALRPIFLVDCRYCGAVRRNLRQIFQSLPSFIDILLLLLFFMVIFAILGFCLFSTNTADPYFNSLENSLVSLFVLLTTANFPDVMMPAYSKNRWSCVFFIVYLSIELYFIMNLLLAVVFDTFNDVEKMKFKSLLLHKCSAIDHAFQLLVSRQRPMGVSLKQFDGLMRFYRPRMSARDRFLTFKALNTSGAPMLSLQEFYKFYEVIGLKWKPRRSREHWFDDLPHTAFLIFKGIHLVVKSKAFQYAMYVVVAINGVWILVETFRMDSGYSWSEFVPLSYIVFLTIYGVEVLLKIAGLGPLAYFSSGWNLFDFSVTVFAFLGLIALAFNMEPFYFIVVLRPFQLLRLFKIKQRYRNVLDTMFELFPRMASLGLTLIIFYYSFAIVGMEFFADVVYPNCCNTSTVAESYRQINKTYGNKTVMEEGYYYLNNFNDILSSFVTLFELTVVNNWYITMEGVTSMTSHWSRLYFMTFYIVTMVVMTIIVAFILDAFVFRMNFSRKNRDPVDNPEDENGIVFEVEVGREEVLATLELYKQTCPSVSSLTSLSAVLQAMDKNGHTSLVYLGRRSRTKSDLSIKMYEEEIQEWYAEYSSECLPQGDENLNVDQSGPVVADPSPSQEQPLDSQGGRHSIN
- the tpcn1 gene encoding two pore calcium channel protein 1 isoform X1 encodes the protein MESLCGQGAAFHADQSCNDERPVAISSFALELEPDCIDGGGNYDIVNNAVVSTPGVQSSKTQNAALKQSWEMNYQEAAIYLQEGENNDKFFTHPRNPKALAAYLFAHNHLFYMMELVTGLLLLLLSLCEAPAVPSLRLDIYVHATLELLALLLVAFELCMKLRWLGFHTFIRHKRTMVKTCVLLLQFVEAFVVLIRQTSHMRVTRALRPIFLVDCRYCGAVRRNLRQIFQSLPSFIDILLLLLFFMVIFAILGFCLFSTNTADPYFNSLENSLVSLFVLLTTANFPDVMMPAYSKNRWSCVFFIVYLSIELYFIMNLLLAVVFDTFNDVEKMKFKSLLLHKCSAIDHAFQLLVSRQRPMGVSLKQFDGLMRFYRPRMSARDRFLTFKALNTSGAPMLSLQEFYKFYEVIGLKWKPRRSREHWFDDLPHTAFLIFKGIHLVVKSKAFQYAMYVVVAINGVWILVETFRMDSGYSWSEFVPLSYIVFLTIYGVEVLLKIAGLGPLAYFSSGWNLFDFSVTVFAFLGLIALAFNMEPFYFIVVLRPFQLLRLFKIKQRYRNVLDTMFELFPRMASLGLTLIIFYYSFAIVGMEFFADVVYPNCCNTSTVAESYRQINKTYGNKTVMEEGYYYLNNFNDILSSFVTLFELTVVNNWYITMEGVTSMTSHWSRLYFMTFYIVTMVVMTIIVAFILDAFVFRMNFSRKNRDPVDNPEDENGIVFEVEVGREEVLATLELYKQTCPSVSSLTSLSAVLQAMDKNGHTSLVYLGRRSRTKSDLSIKMYEEEIQEWYAEYSSECLPQGDENLNVDQSGPVVADPSPSQEQPLDSQGGRHSIN